A stretch of DNA from Telopea speciosissima isolate NSW1024214 ecotype Mountain lineage chromosome 5, Tspe_v1, whole genome shotgun sequence:
TACTACTACAACGTATCAATTTGAGGAGGTTCTTGAAGGCCTCAAACCACACCATAATATGAAGAAGTTGAAAATATCAGGTTATGGGGGTGAGATTTTTCCAGAGTGGGTGACCAGTGCCTCCTTTGAAAAactggagaaagttttctttgaTCAATTGCAAACGATGCAGTCGCCTTCCACCCCTTTGGCTTCTCCCCAATCTCAAATCACTTACTATAAGTGGCATGGATCAAATACAGTTGACCGATGACTTTTTTGGAACTGTAATACATCGGTTTTCATCACTTGCCCGACTTAAGCTCAAGGATTAATGATATCTAACTGGCTGGCTGGATGGATTTATCGACGGACGCATTTGAGATGGTATGGAACTCtaatacatttttatttttctatctaGAAATTATATTAATGATTCATTATACATATATAATCCTAATTAACTTAAttaccttgttttttttttattttttatattcaggTCTCTTACCATTTCTTTCACAGAATTTGTTAGCATGAAGGTGAGACTAATTGAATCAAGTGATCAATGTTGTATCTTTGAGAATCAAACTTCTAAATCTTGTGAAAATCAATGAATTTCCAAAAAATAttgtctttgttttcttttttttcctatttcagtTTCTGATTTCTTTTGTACATATAATGTAATTTTTCAGTTCAAGTGTTGCTGCTTGTTTGAAGCCTGAGGATACAAATCTGGTGTACTGATCGATGGAGAACTCCTAAGCATTCGGCCATTCAAGATGTCATTGGATTCAGTTGTTTAATAaaaaggtttttgaaaagaTTAATTATTTTAGTGTGTATTCATAATTATGTTGTAAGAATAATTATTTGCACACTTTTGCTGAAAAGTGAAAATGTTATGATTTTCTTTCGTCGTTTTTTAAGAGATTGTTATGCAAAATCTATTTAATTTTGCTTGGGAATTTCAGAGGCAGTTTAATTTGAAAAGTGATGTTCACTCACAGATTCATTACTCGTGGAAGTggggatttttatttatttatttatttatttttaaactttatggttcagagaaaaaaaacaaacaaacaaacaaagaaaacactTTGGCCTATAAATAAATTACTCCAGTATTTATCTGTCTGTTTGGTTTGGATTGGTGTTTGCCAGATTGACATTTGCTAGAGTTTTTTTGGGGTCCATGACATCCATCTCCAGAATTGGACCGAAGATCTAGAATTTGGATCTCGCCCGTTTTGGGATCTATAGATTTTTATTAAGGCCTACTTTGGAATTCTAAAATTTTAACTGGAATCTATTTTTATGCCAAAGTCGTTAAAAAAACATACTTCAATATACCCATCatatatatatgcaaaaaaACTTTCATCTCATATTGTTCTTAttaatacaaaagaaaaaggaaggccAATAACGTTTCCTAGTAAATACAAACAGAATGGATAATTGACAAATGGTATGTAGCAAAGTCAAACCCAAAATTGTAAAACTGTTGAGCCATGCTACCAATAACGCTTTTCTCATTGGGACCACTATTAGGTAGGAAAGATAAGCAAAATGCGGAATTTCCTTCTGGGATGAAAATACTCCATCTCTCTAAAACCAACTTGGCATTTCCTAGAAAATTAATGGTCATAGTTGGAAATCCATTTAAATCCTTTCCAATACTTCCTGAGTAACCTAACTCCCCTTTTCTTGTGCTTGCAAATTGTCTGACCTTAAATTTTTTGATTGTTTGGGATATTGCATCTACTACTTTATTATGTGCTTCCGGTGGTAGAAATGTGTATGTAGTGCCACTATCTAATATCACATTCCCTGTTGAACCAAATACTTTCCGAGGAATATCAAGACTTTTTGACCCCATTTTAATATCAACAAGAAAGACTTGGTAACAACCCTGATCGAATATAAAGGGAGTTGAGAAGCCACTAATATGTGAATCTTCACCAACTATCAAATTACCTTTAGAAGATGGATCACTTGCGTTGTTCAAGCAATAAGAGAATTTTGGTTGTGTTGTGGGATGTAATCGAGTGACCAGTGACAATGGAGTTGCAGCAAGGCCTAGTACTCCACTCAACGGGCCAAGAACTGAATTATGGTTGTTAATACCACAACCAAAGACCATATTCTTAATTGTGCCCGTGACTTCTCCTTTGGAATTCTTGAATGATAGAGACTCGGTTGCAAGAAATCCATAGCTGTAACTCCTATCTTCATATTGAATGCGGTAATTACACACATTTTGGCTGTCACAACTTGGACCTTTAACTAATTTGCAGTCCCAAGAATTGCAGGTTATGTTGCCATAGGTTGTTGATTTGGTGCGATCATAGATTGGTACAGATTGTTGTTCACAATGGGTGCAAGGTTTACATTGGATCCATAAGAGATCGCTACCGGTATCGATGATGGTGAAGACATCAACTGCTGGTTCACCAATGGTGAATTTGGCAAGGTACACAAAATCATCAATACTAAGATCAGTTCTGTATTTGTCACTTCTTTTCGAAGTTATATAGGCATAGCGTCTAATTGAGCTTTCATATAACTTCTCAGCTTTGTCCCAAAAAGTGGTATCGAGATTATAGAGTGGAGAAAGTGGAGAGTCACGGTGGATGAGATCTACGGTCAATCCGTGGTGTTTAGGATTTATGGTTAAGCAGGGTAAGGGGATGAAAATGAAGAAGGATAAGAAGATGAAGAGTTCATAGACTGAACATGAAGTGATGGCCATTGTCAAAGGAAATGTAAACAAGCTTGAAAGTTGAATGAGAGTTGAAGATGTTTGCAAATGGTCATAAATATATAGAGATGAACTACTACATACAAGGTGGTGCTAGGTATAGGTAGTAGTAACCTTGAAATTAATTTCACAATTAATATTGTCATTAATTTTAAGATTCTATAAATAGATGCATTAATATAATTGTCATTAATAGTCAGAATGGTATAGGAGGAAATCCAAGCTATGTTAGACAATTGTACGTATGTGCTAGGGCAGTTACACTACTACAAAACTGCTGTACTGCTATAATGTGGAAATCTTCTACagttgaaaacaaaaaaaggggcatacccagtgcacgaggcttttGCCACTATGGAGTTTGGGtagggtcataatatacgcaaccttacccctgctacCGCCATTGAATATTATTTGTAAGGGTGGGGTTTACTGCCAGGCTGCGTGGCCCTTGCACCAGtatgggggccaatgggagcacacgcACAAGCATCCAACGGGAGTgtggagtggtcatttcactatCCCATCTGAGAGGGCGCAAGGGGCACTGATGGGAAGCATTCTTTATCCatattttataattaaagatttttttttacttttaattaataatataatatctgGAGAAAATTTCTCTGTTGGAGAGTGTACCATCCATGCTCAGACACAAAGggggacaaaattacccctccAACCTCATGAAAGGTGGATATGTCCACCTCGTTGATGCTCTGccatgtgctcccattggccctgcGCACATACAGGAgccacgctcccccacagagaactcttgccCAAAAAATGTATATCGACTCCTTATAAAAACTGTTACCAAAAGTTAGTTTActacaaaaaaaattctttttgaaAGCAACAAATTTAAATACCACTAAATGTAGACACTGCATGTGATATACCCGATTCTATCCAGCCAATTGCGCACAGACACGTGGCATCAGCAGAGGTCAGACAAGTTGAACCGATTTTAACTCCTAAAGACCGGACCAAAATAGATCGGCACAACGAAGCGACCCATATAAGACTACAATTGAAGATCGGGTCAGGATAGTCATGACAGAGCCGACCCTCTAGCACCCATCAATTAACCAGCAGGTTAAGGACTGGATCACTTCACCCATGTCATGCATTCCGCGCGAACGCATGACCCTCTAGGACAGTTGTCCTCACCAGAGAAACTCCACCTATGCATTTTATAGATCAAAACAACGGTCTAATGTCGACAAAAGCCTATGATGATCTATGATCTAGATCCTATAAATATCCAAGCACTACATAAGTAAAAGGGACTTAACTTCTCAGATTTTCCAACTTTAAGATTATCTGTGGTGCGCAATCTAAATTAGGCATCGGAGCTAACCCCGCCAGCTCAGACCGGCACTCCTCAGCCTGAGTTTGCTATTCTTGCAGGACAATTCGACTCCAGGTCAGCATGTCCAGATCTCGTCAAAAAAGCATGTAATGGTTTACCACAGTTGTCCCtgaaaataaatccaaaagtCTCCAAAAGAGCAACCAGATACACTAGAGATGCATCACAATCAAGCTTTAAATAACCTCATGCAAGAGTATCCCATGATAAAATTTGTAGGGGAGAGTGATCAAACATGGTGGTATTTGGATAGGAGGAAATCgtagtacaaaaaaaaaacagacacGCATATACACCCAAACAAAACCCTATACCCATCATGCAAGAGAGTTTCCTCTCATGTTGTTTTTATTAATACAAAAGCAAAGGAAAACCAAAAGGGCAATGCTTCTTAGTAAATGCATACAGAATGGATGATAGACAAATGGAACACATCAAGGTTAAACCCAAAATTGTAAAACTGTTGAGCCATGGTACCAATAATACTTGGCATATTGCGACCATCAGCAGGGAGGAAAGCTAAGCAAAATGTTGCATTTTCTTGTTGGATGAAAA
This window harbors:
- the LOC122663344 gene encoding probable aspartic protease At2g35615, producing the protein MAITSCSVYELFIFLSFFIFIPLPCLTINPKHHGLTVDLIHRDSPLSPLYNLDTTFWDKAEKLYESSIRRYAYITSKRSDKYRTDLSIDDFVYLAKFTIGEPAVDVFTIIDTGSDLLWIQCKPCTHCEQQSVPIYDRTKSTTYGNITCNSWDCKLVKGPSCDSQNVCNYRIQYEDRSYSYGFLATESLSFKNSKGEVTGTIKNMVFGCGINNHNSVLGPLSGVLGLAATPLSLVTRLHPTTQPKFSYCLNNASDPSSKGNLIVGEDSHISGFSTPFIFDQGCYQVFLVDIKMGSKSLDIPRKVFGSTGNVILDSGTTYTFLPPEAHNKVVDAISQTIKKFKVRQFASTRKGELGYSGSIGKDLNGFPTMTINFLGNAKLVLERWSIFIPEGNSAFCLSFLPNSGPNEKSVIGSMAQQFYNFGFDFATYHLSIIHSVCIY